A genome region from Oenanthe melanoleuca isolate GR-GAL-2019-014 chromosome 2, OMel1.0, whole genome shotgun sequence includes the following:
- the LYRM4 gene encoding LYR motif-containing protein 4 isoform X1 has product MQTDAPDSKLSSWPQTDPLQHMNSDCKCAQRFRGNSQHTSLVAPPACPPRVAHRERGSHTALLPPPSTASQRWFRFPGTRAFPPRPRPLTAARHAPRGSRALGSPPELRAGPTRRDPVTGPESPEPTAPTAAPAGHSLFPAPPLPCAGPGPSRGRSRSATHRRPCGSAPPRLRPSQAAGERAGKRGLAAGGAARCRQHGSVQPCPGAAAVPRPAAGEPALRQLQLQVTIGQMYSTEKLVIESPGNT; this is encoded by the coding sequence ATGCAGACAGATGCTCCAGACTCCAAATTATCTTCATGGCCTCAGACGGACCCCCTCCAGCACATGAACTCAGACTGCAAATGTGCTCAGCGATTCCGAGGCAACTCCCAGCACACATCACTTGTTGCTCCCCCAGCATGCCCTCCCCGTGTGGCACACCGAGAGCGGGGCTCGCACACCGCGCTGCTGCCCCCGCCGAGCACAGCATCGCAGCGCTGGTTTCGCTTTCCCGGTACTCGGGCCttccctccccgcccccggcccctcACAGCCGCCCGACACGCACCCCGGGGCAGCCGCGCCTTGGGATCCCCGCCGGAGCTGCGGGCAGGCCCGACCCGGCGGGACCCGGTTACCGGCCCCGAGTCCCCCGAGCCCACGGCCCCCACGGCTGCCCCGGCCGGGCACTCGCTGTTCCCCGCCCCGCCCTTGCCCTGCGCCGGGCCCGGGCCGAGCCGCGGCCGCAGCCGCTCCGCCACTCACCGCCGGCCCTGCGGCTCCGCTCCGCCGCGGCTGCGCCCGTCGCAGGCGGCGGGAGAGAGGGCGGGGAAAAGGGGCCTCGCCGCGGGAGGAGCGGCGCGGTGTCGGCAACATGGCAGCGTCCAGCCGTGCCCAGGTGCTGCGGCTGTACCGCGCCCTGCTGCGGGAGAGCCAGCGCTTCGGCAGCTACAACTACAG